From the genome of Mugil cephalus isolate CIBA_MC_2020 chromosome 2, CIBA_Mcephalus_1.1, whole genome shotgun sequence, one region includes:
- the rhot1b gene encoding mitochondrial Rho GTPase 1b isoform X1, giving the protein MRKDVRILLVGEPKVGKTSLIMSLVSEEFPDVVPYRAEEITIPADVTPERVPTHIVDYSEAEQTDEQLFQEISKANVICIVYSVNNKKSIEKVTSHWIPLITENTDKDSRVPLILVGNKSDLVEHSSMETILPIMNQYSDIETCVECSAKNLKNISELFYYAQKAVLHPTGPLYCPEKKDMKPLCIKALTRIFKVSDLDNDGILNDNELNFFQRTCFNTPLEPQALEDVKNVVRKNLIDGVCHNGLTLKGFLFLHTLFIQRGRHETTWTVLRRFGYDDDLELNQDYLFPPLKIPPNCTTELNHNAYLFLQSVFDKHDKDRDCALSPEELKDLFEVFPYMPWGPDVNNTVSTNDQGWITYQGYLSQWTLTTYLDVQRCLEYLGYLGYSIIAEQESQAAGITVTRDKKIDLQKKQTQRSVFRCNVFGDVGSGKTGFLQAFLGRNLMRQQMIKEEHRSYYAISTTYVYGQEKYLLLHEVFSDFDFLSDADLACDIVCLVYDVSNPYSFEYCAKVFKQYFMDSKTPCMMIAAKSDLPEIKQMYGCSPLEFCRRHRMPPPQYYTCNTAAAPSRDIYTRLTTMAMYPHARLRCMCTCNRCTFCLCQNFLNSELLQTVRAKLAAVVLRRHISQADLKTSTFWLRASVGATVFAVLGFAMYRVLLKTR; this is encoded by the exons ATGCGCAAGGACGTGAGGATATTACTAGTGGGCGAGC CCAAGGTGGGGAAGACCTCTCTCATCATGTCGCTGGTCAGCGAGGAGTTCCCAGATGTG GTTCCCTACCGAGCTGAGGAGATCACCATACCTGCAGATGTCACGCCAGAGAGAGTTCCCACTCATATTGTGGACTACTCAG AGGCGGAGCAAACAGATGAGCAGTTGTTTCAGGAGATTTCCAAG GCAAATGTGATTTGCATTGTGTACTCTGTCAACAACAAGAAGTCAATAGAGAAG GTGACCAGTCACTGGATCCCCCTCATCACTgagaacacagacaaagacagcag GGTTCCTCTGATCCTGGTGGGGAACAAGTCTGACCTGGTTGAACATAGCAGCATGGAGACCATACTGCCCATTATGAACCAGTACAGTGACATAGAGACTTGTGTTGAG TGCTCAGCGAAGAACCTGAAGAACATCTCGGAGCTGTTCTACTATGCCCAAAAGGCTGTTCTCCACCCCACAGGTCCCCTCTACTGTCCAGAGAAAAAAGAT ATGAAGCCACTTTGCATAAAAGCTCTAACTCGAATCTTCAAAGTGTCAGACCTTGACAATGACGGCATTCTCAATGATAATGAGCTCAACTTCTTCCAG CGTACGTGCTTTAACACGCCATTAGAGCCTCAAGCGTTAGAGGACGTAAAAAATGTTGTGAGGAAGAATTTGATTGATGGAGTGTGTCACAATGGCCTCACTCTGAAAG GCTTCTTGTTCCTTCACACGCTGTTCATTCAGCGAGGTCGCCACGAGACAACCTGGACAGTGCTAAGGAGGTTCGGATATGATGATGACCTGGAGTTAAATCAGGACTATCTCTTCCCTCC GTTGAAAATTCCTCCAAACTGCACTACAGAGCTCAACCACAATGCCTACCTCTTTCTGCAGAGTGTCTTTGACAAACATGACAAG GACCGTGACTGTGCCTTGTCaccagaggagctgaaggactTATTTGAGGTTTTCCCTTACATGCCATGGGGCCCGGATGTCAACAACACAGTTAGCACTAATGACCAGGGCTGGATCACCTACCAGGGGTATCTCTCACAGTGGAC GTTGACAACTTATCTGGATGTCCAACGATGTCTGGAGTATTTAGGTTATCTGGGTTACTCAATAATCGCTGAGCAGGAGTCCCAGGCAGCAGGAATTACAG TGACCAGAGATAAGAAGATTGACCTGCAGAAGAAGCAGACCCAGCGCAGCGTCTTCCGCTGTAATGTCTTTGGAGATGTTGGCAGTGGCAAGACTGGCTTCCTCCAAGCCTTTCTGGGTAGAAACCTCATG CGCCAACAAATGATTAAAGAGGAGCACCGATCATACTATGCCATCAGTACAACCTACGTTTATGGCCAGGAGAAATACCTTCTT CTTCATGAAGTATTCTCTGACTTTGACTTCCTGTCTGACGCTGACCTGGCCTGTGACATTGTCTGCCTGGTCTACGATGTCAGCAACCCTTACTCCTTTGAATATTGTGCTAAAGTCTTCAAG cAATACTTCATGGACAGCAAGACCCCGTGTATGATGATAGCAGCAAAGTCAGACCTGCCAGAGATCAAACAGATGTATGGCTGCAGCCCTCTGGAGTTCTGCAGGAGGCACAGGATGCCGCCTCCTCAGTACTACACCTGTAACACAGCTGCAGCGCCCAGCAGAGACATCTACACCAGACTTACCACCATGGCCATGTACCC CCACGCCCGGCTGCGCTGCATGTGCACTTGTAACCGGTGCACATTCTGCTTGTGTCAGAACTTCCTCaactctgagctgctgcagacgGTCAGGGCCAAACTCGCCGCTGTCGTACTCAGAAG ACATATAAGTCAAGCAGACCTGAAGACTTCAACCTTCTGGCTGAGAGCGAGTGTTGGAGCCACAGTGTTTGCTGTGCTGGGCTTTGCTATGTACAGAGTGCTCCTCAAAACACGGTGA
- the rhot1b gene encoding mitochondrial Rho GTPase 1b isoform X2 — MRKDVRILLVGEPKVGKTSLIMSLVSEEFPDVVPYRAEEITIPADVTPERVPTHIVDYSEAEQTDEQLFQEISKANVICIVYSVNNKKSIEKVTSHWIPLITENTDKDSRVPLILVGNKSDLVEHSSMETILPIMNQYSDIETCVECSAKNLKNISELFYYAQKAVLHPTGPLYCPEKKDMKPLCIKALTRIFKVSDLDNDGILNDNELNFFQRTCFNTPLEPQALEDVKNVVRKNLIDGVCHNGLTLKGFLFLHTLFIQRGRHETTWTVLRRFGYDDDLELNQDYLFPPLKIPPNCTTELNHNAYLFLQSVFDKHDKDRDCALSPEELKDLFEVFPYMPWGPDVNNTVSTNDQGWITYQGYLSQWTLTTYLDVQRCLEYLGYLGYSIIAEQESQAAGITVTRDKKIDLQKKQTQRSVFRCNVFGDVGSGKTGFLQAFLGRNLMRQQMIKEEHRSYYAISTTYVYGQEKYLLLHEVFSDFDFLSDADLACDIVCLVYDVSNPYSFEYCAKVFKQYFMDSKTPCMMIAAKSDLPEIKQMYGCSPLEFCRRHRMPPPQYYTCNTAAAPSRDIYTRLTTMAMYPHISQADLKTSTFWLRASVGATVFAVLGFAMYRVLLKTR; from the exons ATGCGCAAGGACGTGAGGATATTACTAGTGGGCGAGC CCAAGGTGGGGAAGACCTCTCTCATCATGTCGCTGGTCAGCGAGGAGTTCCCAGATGTG GTTCCCTACCGAGCTGAGGAGATCACCATACCTGCAGATGTCACGCCAGAGAGAGTTCCCACTCATATTGTGGACTACTCAG AGGCGGAGCAAACAGATGAGCAGTTGTTTCAGGAGATTTCCAAG GCAAATGTGATTTGCATTGTGTACTCTGTCAACAACAAGAAGTCAATAGAGAAG GTGACCAGTCACTGGATCCCCCTCATCACTgagaacacagacaaagacagcag GGTTCCTCTGATCCTGGTGGGGAACAAGTCTGACCTGGTTGAACATAGCAGCATGGAGACCATACTGCCCATTATGAACCAGTACAGTGACATAGAGACTTGTGTTGAG TGCTCAGCGAAGAACCTGAAGAACATCTCGGAGCTGTTCTACTATGCCCAAAAGGCTGTTCTCCACCCCACAGGTCCCCTCTACTGTCCAGAGAAAAAAGAT ATGAAGCCACTTTGCATAAAAGCTCTAACTCGAATCTTCAAAGTGTCAGACCTTGACAATGACGGCATTCTCAATGATAATGAGCTCAACTTCTTCCAG CGTACGTGCTTTAACACGCCATTAGAGCCTCAAGCGTTAGAGGACGTAAAAAATGTTGTGAGGAAGAATTTGATTGATGGAGTGTGTCACAATGGCCTCACTCTGAAAG GCTTCTTGTTCCTTCACACGCTGTTCATTCAGCGAGGTCGCCACGAGACAACCTGGACAGTGCTAAGGAGGTTCGGATATGATGATGACCTGGAGTTAAATCAGGACTATCTCTTCCCTCC GTTGAAAATTCCTCCAAACTGCACTACAGAGCTCAACCACAATGCCTACCTCTTTCTGCAGAGTGTCTTTGACAAACATGACAAG GACCGTGACTGTGCCTTGTCaccagaggagctgaaggactTATTTGAGGTTTTCCCTTACATGCCATGGGGCCCGGATGTCAACAACACAGTTAGCACTAATGACCAGGGCTGGATCACCTACCAGGGGTATCTCTCACAGTGGAC GTTGACAACTTATCTGGATGTCCAACGATGTCTGGAGTATTTAGGTTATCTGGGTTACTCAATAATCGCTGAGCAGGAGTCCCAGGCAGCAGGAATTACAG TGACCAGAGATAAGAAGATTGACCTGCAGAAGAAGCAGACCCAGCGCAGCGTCTTCCGCTGTAATGTCTTTGGAGATGTTGGCAGTGGCAAGACTGGCTTCCTCCAAGCCTTTCTGGGTAGAAACCTCATG CGCCAACAAATGATTAAAGAGGAGCACCGATCATACTATGCCATCAGTACAACCTACGTTTATGGCCAGGAGAAATACCTTCTT CTTCATGAAGTATTCTCTGACTTTGACTTCCTGTCTGACGCTGACCTGGCCTGTGACATTGTCTGCCTGGTCTACGATGTCAGCAACCCTTACTCCTTTGAATATTGTGCTAAAGTCTTCAAG cAATACTTCATGGACAGCAAGACCCCGTGTATGATGATAGCAGCAAAGTCAGACCTGCCAGAGATCAAACAGATGTATGGCTGCAGCCCTCTGGAGTTCTGCAGGAGGCACAGGATGCCGCCTCCTCAGTACTACACCTGTAACACAGCTGCAGCGCCCAGCAGAGACATCTACACCAGACTTACCACCATGGCCATGTACCC ACATATAAGTCAAGCAGACCTGAAGACTTCAACCTTCTGGCTGAGAGCGAGTGTTGGAGCCACAGTGTTTGCTGTGCTGGGCTTTGCTATGTACAGAGTGCTCCTCAAAACACGGTGA